In a single window of the Niabella ginsenosidivorans genome:
- a CDS encoding DUF5703 domain-containing protein, with amino-acid sequence MFRFLVCIGTLLGASFGCTAQSAINDYNIVWNTQSKNASESMPVGGGSIGANLWVENNEVLLYFSGSGAFDENNTLLKGGRLRIRLFPNPFENGTFRQELDLQKGSANIKAQNKKGAVELRVWVSVFQPVIHIEISSTTPVKAAAIYESWRFADRPQLGKENNANSWKWAGHVNVVTQKDVTRFENNSILFYHRNTDSTVFDAAVAQQKLDAVKQQLFNPLKQLTSGGLIRGRDFVAGATSEGLYANTLFKSRSLQSRKAAKHQELQIILHSRQTNSLNNWLQELQQLVQKNRASGNDRTATMQWWRQFWNRSYICIHPGKKDATDTAWQIGRNYQLFRYLLAANAYGSYPTKFNGGLFTVDPVFTDSTIKGTPDHRNWGGGTFTAQNQRLVYWPMLKSGDADMMKTQFDFYNRLLTTAELRSRVYWGHAGANFNEQIENFGLPNPTEYGWKRPEGFDPGMEYNAWLEYEWDTVLEFCMMLLEANDYEGLNIEPYLPLIKSCLVFFDEHYQYLAKKRGNKTLDQEGHLVLYPGSGAETFKLAYNASSTIAALRSVTQKLLSASVPLTDSEKNYFEGFLKRIPPIPYMQYRGKTTIAPAQVWARVNNTESSMLYPVFPWGLFGIGRAGLDTAINTYQLDTFALKFRSATGWKQDNIFAARLGLTDEARRLTILKLKDSGRRFPAFWGPGYDWVPDHNWGGSGMIGLQEMLLQVVADKIYLFPAWPKEWDVSFRLHAPQQTTVTGILKNGKLTALKVLPQSREKDVVNLLR; translated from the coding sequence ATGTTCCGGTTTCTTGTCTGTATTGGTACACTTTTAGGCGCTTCGTTTGGCTGTACTGCCCAGTCTGCTATCAATGATTACAATATTGTATGGAATACCCAAAGTAAAAATGCTTCGGAGTCCATGCCGGTTGGCGGTGGTTCTATCGGCGCCAATCTGTGGGTGGAAAATAATGAGGTGCTGCTGTATTTTTCCGGAAGCGGAGCGTTTGATGAAAACAATACTCTTCTTAAAGGAGGAAGGCTACGGATACGGCTCTTCCCCAACCCTTTTGAGAACGGAACGTTCCGGCAGGAACTGGATCTGCAAAAAGGATCCGCTAATATTAAAGCCCAAAATAAGAAGGGCGCTGTGGAACTACGGGTATGGGTATCTGTTTTTCAGCCGGTGATCCATATTGAGATCAGCAGCACCACACCTGTTAAGGCAGCAGCGATCTATGAGAGCTGGCGGTTTGCGGACCGGCCCCAGCTGGGGAAAGAGAACAATGCTAATTCCTGGAAATGGGCCGGGCATGTAAACGTGGTCACCCAAAAAGATGTAACCCGGTTTGAGAACAACAGCATCCTGTTTTATCACCGCAATACCGATTCTACGGTATTTGATGCCGCTGTTGCCCAACAAAAATTAGACGCTGTCAAACAACAACTTTTCAATCCGCTCAAACAACTGACCTCCGGGGGATTGATCCGGGGAAGGGATTTTGTTGCCGGAGCAACCAGCGAAGGCCTCTATGCCAATACCCTTTTTAAAAGCCGGAGCCTGCAAAGCCGCAAAGCAGCTAAACACCAGGAGCTGCAAATTATCCTGCATAGCCGTCAAACCAACAGCCTGAATAACTGGCTTCAGGAGCTGCAGCAACTGGTTCAGAAAAACCGGGCATCAGGGAACGACCGGACCGCCACCATGCAGTGGTGGCGGCAATTCTGGAACCGCAGCTATATCTGTATTCATCCCGGTAAAAAAGATGCAACAGATACGGCCTGGCAGATCGGGCGCAACTACCAGCTTTTCCGGTACCTGCTGGCGGCCAATGCCTATGGCTCCTATCCTACCAAATTTAACGGCGGATTATTTACGGTGGACCCTGTCTTTACAGACAGTACCATCAAGGGCACACCCGACCATCGTAACTGGGGCGGTGGCACTTTTACCGCACAGAACCAGCGACTGGTATACTGGCCGATGCTTAAAAGCGGCGATGCGGATATGATGAAAACCCAATTCGATTTTTATAACCGCCTTTTAACTACTGCTGAACTGCGGAGCAGGGTTTACTGGGGCCATGCCGGCGCCAATTTCAATGAACAGATTGAAAATTTTGGCTTGCCCAATCCTACTGAATACGGATGGAAACGGCCGGAAGGCTTTGACCCGGGTATGGAATACAATGCCTGGCTGGAATATGAATGGGACACGGTACTGGAATTTTGTATGATGCTGCTGGAAGCCAACGATTATGAGGGGCTGAACATTGAACCCTATCTTCCACTGATCAAGAGCTGTCTTGTATTCTTCGACGAGCATTATCAATACCTGGCTAAAAAAAGAGGCAATAAAACACTGGACCAGGAGGGCCACCTGGTACTGTATCCCGGCTCAGGTGCTGAAACATTTAAGCTGGCCTATAATGCCAGCTCTACCATCGCTGCTTTAAGATCCGTAACTCAAAAATTATTGTCAGCATCTGTTCCTTTAACTGATAGTGAAAAAAATTATTTTGAAGGGTTCCTGAAACGAATTCCTCCAATCCCTTATATGCAGTACAGGGGCAAGACCACCATTGCCCCGGCACAGGTATGGGCACGGGTGAACAATACCGAATCCTCCATGCTCTATCCCGTTTTTCCCTGGGGGCTTTTTGGGATCGGCAGGGCCGGACTCGATACAGCCATCAACACGTACCAGCTGGATACTTTTGCCCTGAAGTTCAGAAGTGCTACAGGCTGGAAACAGGACAATATCTTTGCGGCACGCCTGGGGCTGACGGATGAAGCCAGACGGCTGACCATTTTAAAATTGAAAGACAGTGGCCGCCGCTTCCCGGCTTTCTGGGGTCCTGGGTATGATTGGGTGCCGGATCATAACTGGGGCGGCTCGGGCATGATCGGATTACAGGAAATGCTGCTGCAGGTTGTTGCTGATAAAATCTATCTTTTCCCTGCCTGGCCAAAAGAATGGGATGTATCGTTCAGGCTCCATGCGCCCCAACAGACAACAGTAACAGGTATTTTAAAAAATGGAAAATTAACAGCACTGAAGGTGCTCCCTCAAAGCAGGGAAAAAGATGTGGTGAATCTGCTGCGCTAG
- a CDS encoding AraC family transcriptional regulator — protein sequence MEQTENKQGSFKNIWYGIGRRRIELPGQVLREKVLGDPLLNGLYISSLGYYPNAKAHFTKRKKGLHGNMLFYCVAGQGFYELRGETYAIKASEFFMLPCNEAHAYGSVDKDPWSIYWVHFDGKQLAALNKISAVTECFKPVHIKDNGEITGTFNKMYKFLELGYSLDNLYFSGLCLQQFISYFIYNGRHFPVIENKELDCVDRVILFMQEKLQESLTLTDLSRYSNYSVSRFSNLFKQKTGYAPMDYFMQMKIQQACQLLDFTDKAIKEVALTMGFDDPYYFSKRFKQVIGMPPQQYRAIKKD from the coding sequence ATGGAACAAACGGAAAATAAACAGGGGTCTTTTAAAAACATCTGGTATGGAATAGGCCGCAGGCGTATTGAGCTGCCAGGGCAGGTGCTGCGGGAGAAGGTGCTGGGTGACCCTTTATTAAATGGCTTATATATTTCAAGTTTGGGTTATTATCCCAATGCAAAAGCGCATTTTACCAAGCGGAAGAAGGGATTGCACGGTAATATGTTGTTTTATTGTGTGGCAGGACAGGGGTTTTATGAGTTGCGGGGGGAAACCTATGCTATAAAAGCCAGCGAGTTTTTTATGCTGCCCTGTAATGAGGCCCATGCTTACGGATCTGTTGACAAAGATCCCTGGAGCATTTACTGGGTGCATTTTGACGGGAAACAGCTTGCGGCACTGAACAAAATAAGCGCGGTGACCGAGTGCTTTAAACCGGTGCATATTAAGGACAACGGAGAAATAACCGGTACTTTTAATAAAATGTACAAATTTCTGGAACTGGGGTACAGCCTAGACAATCTTTATTTTTCGGGCCTGTGCCTGCAGCAGTTTATTTCTTATTTTATCTACAACGGCCGGCATTTTCCGGTTATCGAAAATAAAGAGCTGGATTGTGTAGACCGGGTGATCCTGTTTATGCAGGAGAAATTACAGGAAAGCCTTACGCTTACGGATCTGAGCCGGTATTCCAATTATTCGGTATCCCGGTTTTCAAACCTGTTTAAGCAAAAGACCGGCTATGCGCCCATGGATTATTTTATGCAGATGAAAATCCAGCAGGCCTGCCAACTGCTGGATTTTACAGATAAGGCCATTAAAGAGGTAGCGCTTACGATGGGTTTTGACGATCCGTATTATTTTTCCAAGCGTTTCAAACAGGTGATCGGGATGCCTCCTCAGCAATACCGCGCCATTAAAAAAGATTAA
- a CDS encoding endonuclease/exonuclease/phosphatase family protein, with translation MRLNYFFILIFGGLLIACSPKNNPAATAGSTNGSVKFMTYNVHHCNPPSKPGAIDVDAIAGVIKKENPDVVALQEIDVNTRRSGSINEAALLSEKTGYRFFHFSKSIDHDGGDYGIMLLSKYPLSDMETHKLPTDPATGGEPRVLSVATAQLPDGKKIRVASVHLDFHGKTNGPLQMTEVNRVLATETLPVIIGGDFNAAENSETIQLLDKAFTRTCKHCAFTIEEGNEKLAIDFIAYKPDQVFSVLSHRVTEEDYASDHRPVQATLKINF, from the coding sequence ATGCGGCTCAATTATTTTTTTATCCTGATTTTTGGCGGGCTGCTGATTGCCTGCTCACCCAAAAACAACCCGGCTGCAACCGCCGGCAGCACTAACGGTTCTGTAAAGTTCATGACCTATAATGTGCACCATTGCAATCCTCCTTCAAAGCCCGGGGCGATTGATGTGGATGCAATAGCCGGTGTGATCAAAAAGGAGAACCCGGATGTGGTGGCGCTGCAGGAGATCGATGTAAACACCCGTCGCTCCGGCAGCATCAACGAAGCCGCATTATTGTCAGAAAAGACCGGGTACCGCTTCTTTCACTTCTCAAAGTCTATAGATCATGATGGCGGGGATTACGGAATTATGCTCCTGTCAAAATACCCCCTGTCAGATATGGAAACCCATAAATTACCTACAGACCCGGCTACGGGCGGAGAGCCAAGAGTGCTGTCAGTAGCCACGGCTCAATTGCCCGATGGTAAAAAGATAAGAGTTGCATCGGTGCACCTGGATTTTCACGGCAAAACAAATGGTCCCTTACAGATGACTGAGGTAAACAGGGTTCTTGCAACAGAAACATTGCCTGTAATTATCGGGGGAGATTTTAACGCTGCTGAAAACAGCGAAACGATTCAGTTGCTGGATAAAGCATTTACACGTACCTGTAAGCACTGTGCCTTTACCATAGAGGAAGGGAATGAAAAGCTGGCCATTGACTTTATTGCCTACAAACCGGATCAGGTCTTTTCAGTGCTTTCGCACCGTGTTACAGAAGAGGATTATGCCTCTGATCACCGGCCGGTTCAGGCAACATTAAAAATAAATTTTTAA
- a CDS encoding sulfatase-like hydrolase/transferase, with protein sequence MHKSFLLLLLFIATLSRAQSEKKAVQPPNILFILVDDLGYGDIGVFNQNARKAQKDPSVPYLITPSLDKMAANGAVFTQQYANAPVCVASRSSLLTGVTQGNAIVRDNQFDKALEDNYTVANTLKQAGYTTVAIGKWGLQGLTKDWPAHPMKRGFDYYFGYMRHSDGHEHYPKEGPYRKPKEVYDGYENVASRLDKCYTGDLWTARAKKWLIDYKRQKKSAPFFMYLAYDTPHATIELPTQEYPKGSGLRGGLQWLGTPGKMINTASGEIDSWMHPLFKNATCKDKATGAVTPWKDVDKRYATVIQRLDQEIGDVLQLLKDLGIDKNTLVVFSSDNGPSQESYLKEPYTPQFFDGYGPFDGIKRDLWEGGSRMPVIVQWPAKIKPGSVIAQASLLSDWAPTFLNAAGMSAPARMDGVSLLPVLSGKGGQRQGAIYSEYFFKGKTPAYPEFEKAHAGRAMNQMQMIRLGNLVGVRYDIKKQEDDFEIYDVVRDPKEKKDLAAQMPGLQQQMKARVLQLRSVNESAPRPYDQELIPAITDQPHSKEIKWSLYKDAAAWVPETSSLQVVKKGTAPAINAGLFKNADANTVTYRGYIRVPADGAYTFYLSVTGNAFFRLHDIPVIDADYKYEDHAEQSRKLLLKAGWHPFTLTYKKNGESPSVNLQWSSAAFSKRAVSAADIY encoded by the coding sequence ATGCATAAATCATTCCTTCTCCTTCTGCTGTTTATTGCCACCCTATCCAGGGCACAATCTGAAAAAAAGGCGGTTCAGCCACCAAATATTCTTTTTATCCTGGTAGATGACCTGGGTTACGGGGATATAGGCGTATTCAATCAAAACGCCCGTAAAGCACAAAAAGACCCATCTGTTCCCTATTTAATAACCCCTTCCTTAGATAAAATGGCGGCTAACGGGGCTGTATTTACACAGCAATACGCCAATGCTCCGGTATGCGTGGCTTCCCGCTCCTCATTATTAACCGGCGTAACACAGGGAAATGCAATAGTGCGGGACAACCAGTTTGACAAAGCCCTGGAAGATAATTATACCGTAGCCAATACGCTGAAGCAGGCAGGATATACCACTGTGGCCATTGGTAAATGGGGATTGCAGGGGCTTACAAAAGACTGGCCGGCTCACCCGATGAAACGCGGATTTGACTATTATTTTGGATACATGCGCCATAGCGACGGGCATGAACACTACCCCAAGGAAGGCCCCTACAGGAAGCCCAAGGAGGTTTATGACGGATATGAAAATGTAGCCAGCAGGCTGGATAAATGTTATACGGGCGATTTATGGACGGCAAGGGCAAAAAAATGGCTCATTGACTATAAGCGTCAAAAAAAATCAGCGCCTTTTTTTATGTACCTGGCCTATGATACGCCGCATGCTACCATTGAGCTGCCTACACAGGAATATCCCAAAGGTTCCGGCCTGAGAGGTGGCCTGCAATGGCTGGGAACACCCGGCAAAATGATCAATACTGCTTCGGGGGAAATCGACTCCTGGATGCATCCGTTGTTTAAGAACGCCACCTGTAAAGATAAGGCAACCGGTGCTGTAACACCCTGGAAGGATGTGGATAAACGGTATGCCACTGTTATCCAGCGCCTGGATCAGGAAATAGGCGATGTGCTGCAATTGCTGAAAGACCTGGGGATCGATAAAAATACATTAGTGGTTTTTTCCTCTGATAACGGTCCCTCACAGGAATCCTATTTAAAGGAACCGTATACGCCTCAATTCTTTGATGGATATGGCCCGTTTGATGGTATTAAAAGGGATCTTTGGGAAGGCGGCAGCCGCATGCCGGTAATTGTACAATGGCCTGCCAAAATAAAACCGGGTTCTGTAATTGCACAGGCATCCTTGTTATCCGATTGGGCACCTACCTTTCTGAACGCAGCAGGTATGAGCGCCCCGGCAAGAATGGATGGGGTATCATTGCTTCCTGTTCTTTCAGGAAAAGGAGGCCAGCGCCAGGGCGCCATTTATTCTGAATACTTTTTTAAGGGCAAAACACCGGCATACCCGGAATTTGAAAAAGCGCATGCCGGCAGGGCCATGAACCAGATGCAAATGATCCGCCTGGGGAATTTAGTAGGAGTAAGGTACGATATAAAAAAGCAGGAGGATGATTTTGAAATATATGATGTGGTCAGAGATCCAAAGGAAAAAAAGGATCTGGCAGCGCAAATGCCCGGCCTGCAGCAGCAAATGAAGGCCAGGGTATTGCAATTACGGTCAGTTAATGAAAGTGCTCCGCGCCCGTATGACCAGGAACTGATACCGGCAATAACCGATCAGCCCCACAGCAAGGAAATCAAATGGAGCTTATATAAAGATGCTGCAGCATGGGTGCCGGAAACAAGCAGCTTACAGGTAGTAAAAAAAGGAACAGCGCCGGCAATTAATGCAGGGCTGTTTAAAAATGCCGATGCAAATACGGTCACTTACCGGGGATATATCCGTGTGCCGGCAGATGGTGCCTATACCTTTTACCTGTCTGTTACCGGCAATGCATTTTTCAGATTACATGACATACCGGTAATTGATGCAGACTACAAATATGAGGACCATGCAGAACAATCACGCAAGCTGTTGCTAAAAGCCGGCTGGCATCCTTTTACGCTTACTTATAAGAAAAATGGGGAATCTCCATCAGTAAATCTGCAATGGAGCAGTGCTGCTTTTTCCAAAAGAGCGGTAAGCGCAGCAGATATTTATTGA
- a CDS encoding sulfatase: protein MKRKYFWCLLVLAFISRPAFCQQKPNIIFIMADDLGSAELGCYGNSFNETPNLDQLAGEGAKFTQAYAAAPICSPSRAGIMTGQYPARTRITDFLDNNADRYLDPEKYYTVNRALSDAGYHTAIIGKWHLDTRFSNPRGNARQHGFEEVIGTETKYIADGDYFFPYDKISTFTTGAKDEYLTDRQCAEASAFIKRNKDRPFFLYLTFYSVHTKLDAPEYLVKKYKEKFDQKYGAGKAEAIYGPQNIRHEADHPDNPYLAAMIERIDAGVGGIMETLKQAGLDKNTAVLFFSDNGGVWKLANNGNLRAGKSWLYEGGIRENLIVRWPAVVKPGTVIDTRVMATDFYPTFLAIANARNKKKVPLDGKSILPLLRGEPMAPREPFYWHYPSETGKWVNRMCSAVRDGDYKLLYFYKDKRIELYNLQKDPSEKINIAAGEPEKRDALKKKLDAWLQAVNAEQPGVNVKSR, encoded by the coding sequence ATGAAAAGAAAATACTTCTGGTGCCTGCTGGTGCTTGCTTTTATTAGCCGGCCGGCGTTTTGCCAGCAAAAGCCCAATATTATTTTTATAATGGCAGACGACCTTGGCTCCGCTGAGCTGGGGTGCTATGGGAACAGCTTTAATGAAACTCCTAATTTAGACCAACTGGCAGGCGAGGGCGCAAAGTTTACACAGGCATACGCTGCTGCACCTATCTGCTCCCCTTCAAGAGCCGGGATCATGACGGGCCAGTATCCTGCAAGAACACGGATTACCGATTTCCTGGATAACAATGCAGACCGGTACCTGGATCCGGAAAAATATTATACGGTGAACCGCGCCCTATCCGATGCTGGTTATCATACAGCCATCATTGGTAAATGGCACCTGGATACCCGGTTCAGCAACCCCAGAGGAAATGCCCGGCAGCATGGCTTTGAGGAGGTGATCGGAACAGAAACCAAATATATTGCTGATGGGGATTATTTTTTTCCCTATGACAAGATCAGCACGTTTACTACAGGAGCAAAAGACGAATACCTTACAGACCGGCAATGCGCCGAAGCTTCAGCATTCATAAAGCGGAATAAAGACCGCCCCTTCTTTTTATACCTTACCTTTTACAGCGTGCATACAAAGCTGGATGCCCCGGAATACCTTGTAAAAAAGTACAAGGAAAAATTTGATCAGAAATACGGAGCAGGAAAAGCCGAAGCCATTTATGGCCCGCAGAACATACGCCATGAAGCCGACCACCCGGATAATCCATACCTGGCGGCAATGATTGAGCGGATCGATGCAGGAGTAGGCGGGATTATGGAAACCTTAAAACAGGCCGGGCTGGATAAAAATACGGCAGTGCTGTTTTTCTCCGATAACGGAGGTGTATGGAAGCTGGCCAATAACGGTAACCTGCGCGCAGGAAAATCATGGTTGTATGAAGGCGGGATCCGCGAAAATTTAATAGTAAGATGGCCGGCGGTTGTAAAACCGGGTACCGTTATTGATACCCGGGTAATGGCAACCGATTTCTACCCCACATTTTTAGCAATAGCAAATGCCCGCAATAAAAAAAAGGTGCCGCTGGATGGCAAAAGCATATTGCCGCTTTTGCGCGGAGAACCAATGGCGCCTAGAGAGCCCTTTTACTGGCATTACCCGTCTGAAACCGGCAAATGGGTCAACCGCATGTGCAGCGCTGTAAGGGATGGAGATTATAAGCTGCTTTATTTTTATAAAGATAAACGGATCGAATTATACAACCTCCAAAAAGATCCTTCTGAGAAGATCAATATAGCTGCCGGGGAACCGGAAAAGCGGGATGCGCTGAAGAAAAAGCTGGATGCCTGGCTGCAGGCAGTCAATGCAGAGCAGCCCGGTGTAAATGTAAAATCCCGCTAA
- a CDS encoding aldose 1-epimerase family protein has product MAKVHEIRNDYIKISVAEHGAELQSLTDTATGQEYIWSGDPAVWGKHSPVLFPIVGSLKENTYYYEGKPYQLGRHGFARDMDFSLSEQRPEALVFTLKSAEATLKNYPFPFELDIRYQLQEKTVLVTYNVKNTGRGDMWFSIGAHPAFKLPLFEGDAYVEYHLEFEKTENAGKWPILEGGLIAEAPVPFLENTNKLPLNKNLFVKDALVFKDLQSEKIALVSDKTGKGFVFSWKQFPFFGIWAAPGADFICLEPWCGIADSTGSSQELTQKEGINRLEAGGHFKRTWSVTINS; this is encoded by the coding sequence ATGGCTAAAGTTCATGAAATAAGGAATGACTACATAAAGATCTCCGTTGCGGAGCATGGGGCGGAATTGCAAAGCCTGACAGACACTGCAACCGGCCAGGAATATATATGGAGCGGCGATCCTGCCGTGTGGGGAAAGCATTCGCCGGTATTGTTTCCCATTGTTGGCTCATTAAAGGAAAATACCTATTATTATGAAGGGAAGCCCTATCAGCTCGGCCGGCACGGGTTTGCAAGGGATATGGACTTTTCCTTATCAGAACAAAGACCGGAAGCACTGGTGTTTACATTAAAGAGCGCTGAAGCAACACTGAAAAACTATCCTTTTCCCTTTGAGCTGGATATAAGATACCAGTTGCAGGAAAAAACAGTGCTGGTAACTTATAATGTAAAGAATACAGGCCGCGGGGATATGTGGTTTTCTATAGGTGCGCATCCGGCTTTTAAGCTGCCGCTGTTTGAAGGAGACGCTTATGTGGAATATCACCTTGAATTTGAAAAAACAGAAAACGCAGGCAAGTGGCCGATTCTTGAAGGCGGTCTGATAGCCGAAGCACCGGTGCCTTTTCTGGAAAATACCAACAAACTTCCGCTGAATAAAAATCTTTTTGTAAAGGATGCGCTGGTGTTTAAAGACCTTCAGTCGGAAAAGATCGCATTGGTTTCCGATAAAACGGGTAAAGGCTTTGTTTTTTCCTGGAAACAGTTCCCTTTCTTTGGCATCTGGGCCGCTCCCGGCGCTGACTTTATTTGCCTGGAACCCTGGTGCGGCATTGCCGACAGTACCGGCTCCAGTCAGGAACTGACACAAAAGGAAGGTATTAATCGCCTTGAGGCCGGTGGTCATTTTAAACGCACCTGGTCCGTAACAATAAATTCATAA
- a CDS encoding site-specific recombinase, with translation MHLIKKKKIEKSFCEKILENESAYPVASREEGLSFLISFFNDIRPAKKERHKADERLQEIVALLEMHPAIVSKLQQAVLTQLQDANLESAFTESGIPLSSGFWDELAGKVKHKILPEEQDKNDFVYVIDRVFYKKTDFIWVNAIRRSTWISFFELLQFPLREKDERLHSHLMDALTVLSFQVANDGLERDVARYMTPFRSRQDNPFIMQNSLLHDLQNLPGTNPDEVKAVAAKLKAALLEIEDEIEYIRQQQDSRGTSLKQSYTLLILSARIERMLILLDTIDNDERFDIGRFVDLFRIVVKNENQKHSIRQFLSQGVGYLAYQIAEHKGQKGGKYITTTKKEYFSMWVSAMWGGLIISFIAIAKNVLGKLHYAYFWQGFWYSVNYSFGFVLIDQTGSTLATKQPAFTANAVAVSLDSKKNRNQPDLDNLAVTVAKVIRSQTASFIGNLIIVFPATYFLAWAYDQLLGRKLLAGREAFLLLQEQHPFQSLSLLYACNTGFFLFLSGIIAGYVQNKIRFSNIGNRLTQHPGLHFNTSAERKGWWARFIEKNGGSYAGNISLGFFLGMASNIGKIFGVPFDIRHITISSGNMAIAVYGLGFENIPARYLITVFLGVLGIGFFNFLVSFSLAFLVAVKSRGIQLRRYPELIGTIVRYFFKKPVSFMLPPKSEQ, from the coding sequence ATGCATCTGATCAAAAAGAAAAAGATAGAGAAAAGCTTTTGCGAAAAAATTCTGGAAAATGAATCGGCGTATCCCGTTGCATCCAGGGAAGAAGGGCTCAGTTTCCTGATCTCCTTTTTTAATGACATCAGGCCTGCAAAAAAAGAAAGGCATAAGGCAGATGAACGGTTACAGGAAATAGTGGCATTGCTTGAAATGCACCCTGCCATTGTTTCCAAGCTGCAACAGGCGGTTCTAACACAACTGCAGGATGCCAATCTGGAATCGGCATTTACAGAAAGCGGTATTCCTTTAAGCAGTGGTTTCTGGGATGAATTGGCAGGAAAGGTGAAGCATAAAATACTTCCGGAGGAGCAGGACAAAAATGATTTTGTTTATGTAATTGACAGGGTCTTCTATAAAAAAACGGATTTTATCTGGGTCAATGCAATCAGGCGCTCCACGTGGATCAGTTTTTTTGAGCTGTTACAGTTCCCGTTAAGAGAAAAAGACGAACGGCTGCATTCGCACCTGATGGATGCACTGACCGTATTGTCCTTCCAGGTGGCCAATGACGGCCTGGAGCGGGACGTAGCCCGTTATATGACGCCTTTCCGTTCCCGGCAGGATAATCCGTTCATCATGCAGAATAGTTTACTGCATGACCTGCAAAACCTGCCGGGAACGAATCCTGATGAGGTAAAAGCAGTTGCCGCAAAGCTGAAGGCAGCACTGCTGGAAATTGAAGACGAAATTGAATATATACGGCAGCAGCAGGATAGCAGGGGCACCAGCTTAAAACAAAGCTATACCCTGCTGATTTTAAGCGCAAGAATTGAGCGGATGCTGATATTACTGGATACGATTGACAATGATGAGCGCTTTGACATCGGCAGGTTTGTAGACCTGTTCCGGATCGTGGTAAAGAATGAGAATCAGAAGCACAGTATCCGGCAGTTTCTTTCACAGGGTGTGGGATACCTGGCCTACCAGATTGCGGAACATAAAGGGCAAAAGGGGGGCAAATATATTACTACAACAAAAAAAGAATATTTCAGCATGTGGGTAAGTGCCATGTGGGGAGGGCTGATCATTTCTTTTATAGCCATTGCCAAAAATGTGCTGGGAAAATTGCACTATGCCTATTTCTGGCAGGGCTTCTGGTACAGCGTCAACTACAGCTTCGGGTTCGTATTGATTGACCAAACGGGCTCTACGCTGGCTACCAAACAGCCTGCCTTTACCGCCAACGCGGTGGCTGTTTCGCTTGACTCAAAAAAGAACCGTAATCAGCCGGATCTGGATAACCTTGCTGTTACAGTAGCAAAAGTGATCCGCAGCCAGACGGCATCTTTTATCGGGAATCTGATCATTGTTTTTCCCGCTACTTATTTTCTGGCCTGGGCCTATGATCAGCTTTTAGGGCGTAAGCTGCTGGCTGGCAGAGAGGCATTCCTGCTTTTGCAGGAGCAGCATCCGTTTCAAAGTCTTTCGCTTTTATATGCCTGTAACACGGGTTTCTTTTTGTTTCTCAGTGGCATTATTGCAGGCTATGTGCAGAATAAAATACGTTTCAGCAACATTGGTAACCGGCTTACGCAGCATCCCGGTCTGCATTTCAACACATCGGCTGAAAGGAAAGGCTGGTGGGCCAGGTTTATTGAAAAGAACGGGGGGAGCTATGCTGGTAACATCAGCCTTGGCTTTTTCCTGGGAATGGCTTCCAATATAGGCAAGATTTTTGGTGTTCCTTTTGACATCCGGCATATTACCATTTCCTCAGGCAATATGGCTATTGCGGTTTATGGTCTGGGATTTGAAAATATTCCGGCCAGGTATCTGATCACCGTATTTCTGGGAGTATTGGGAATCGGTTTTTTTAATTTCCTGGTAAGCTTTTCACTGGCTTTTTTGGTGGCAGTTAAATCAAGAGGCATCCAGTTGCGGCGTTATCCGGAGCTGATTGGCACCATCGTTCGTTATTTCTTTAAAAAGCCCGTGTCCTTTATGCTGCCTCCTAAAAGCGAACAATAG